In Ostrea edulis chromosome 6, xbOstEdul1.1, whole genome shotgun sequence, a single window of DNA contains:
- the LOC125645431 gene encoding uncharacterized protein LOC125645431: MLLFEIPLRGLTFLRNARKTDPVQRYTLKDFQTAAKKELTFLKTIDEYPSLYGGPVLKYAIFRYEKLWLPFAAEHRDRTLSAPLDIAWVWHCHLLAPVAYVNDCARVCNTEIDHSLTPQVDRADTEQLWSKKYPGINFNINLVETGVKPPSYESHIQYDLEKAAERQRSFFYQVSLPHYNDEKFVQNAITRYRHFLTLKRLNPESFVVPCYDVDLIWHSHQVHPAAYKRDTETTLGKLFNHDDSVNDRSEGSKLNVSDKETRMLWREAFGTNFSEFGAMYRGLPAKGRMFTVPDEVIDQYCSKNVEFQLNNAELLDYTSALKVHQLKLSAVFRNGVDIELLKLKKPIKGMWSVSTHNIPMYDIDTEMIDVISVELFKYGALGKLGSKTLVGEGRIGCRELVKNCRNSSSNVSSTVRLSNGESIHLNHTVRITKTKDCSLKMEAGNFESAVIPEQSESLWGPVPLPRLPEGVENKCSVANHRIRNLAGEVMFTARVIHSLPLMTSVVQVFYHDKLSVVCHLIGPDTLPTPAQVQTSTENPAITLSPQDGERAMMIKNNDGDWAILIGRWTGIRKGVPGVRATKYSKGRAPVRGSPGHLQVTMYRLPTGDCSTFVLDSEKFHYYDYTVKFHGFEADFSKCKINISPTDGAENLALVFCISVMQVLCQPRPRDWEPVEETSSDTPSYVSKKREFPTDKLAMVMAFGFLVSTPSNHLLRRHHKKKKENQDKSHVTPVYGGGTVSESDSTHWCDNPAEDAHVYDDEDNGDDQEVDQWEAAMFCVREEDLMDADGDDCNTDTADGDPGECGGCGGCGGSDGMWGGDEGGDGGGWGGDSGGGWGDDGGGGDGGGGDGGGGDGGGWGGDGGGGDGGGWGGDSGGGDGGGGGGGDGGGCGGCGG; encoded by the exons ATGTTGCT GTTTGAAATCCCCCTCCGAGGCCTCACTTTCTTACGGAATGCTAGAAAGACGGACCCAGTCCAACGATACACACTGAAAG ACTTCCAGACTGCAGCCAAAAAGGAACTGACATTCCTAAAAACAATAGACGAATACCCATCTCTCTATGGAGGACCCGTTCTCAAATATGCCATATTCAG ATATGAGAAGTTGTGGTTACCGTTCGCTGCTGAACACAGGGATAGGACTCTGTCTGCCCCATTAGACATCGCGTGGGTGTGGCACTGTCATTTACTGGCCCCCGTGGCTTACGTTAACGACTGTGCGCGGGTATGTAACACGGAAATCGACCACAGCCTGACGCCCCAAGTGGACCGCGCTGACACGGAGCAACTGTGGTCAAAGAAATACCCAGGTATTAATTTCAATATCAACCTTGTTGAAACCGGAGTTAAACCCCCTTCATACGAAAGCCACATTCAATATGACTTAGAGAAAGCAGCTGAAAGACAGAGATCTTTCTTTTATCAAGTTTCTCTACCCCATTACAATGAtgaaaagtttgttcaaaatgcTATTACGCGGTACAGGCATTTCTTAACATTAAAACGTCTTAATCCAGAATCTTTTGTTGTTCCGTGTTATGACGTGGATTTAATTTGGCATTCACATCAAGTTCACCCGGCAGCTTACAAGAGAGACACAGAAACCACATTAGGAAAACTTTTCAATCATGACGATTCCGTTAACGACAGAAGCGAAGGCTCCAAGCTCAATGTGTCCGATAAAGAAACGCGCATGTTATGGCGGGAAGCTTTCGGAACAAACTTTTCAGAATTCGGTGCCATGTACAGGGGACTTCCTGCAAAGGGCCGTATGTTCACAGTTCCCGATGAAGTGATTGACCAATACTGTTCcaaaaatgttgaatttcaaCTGAACAATGCAGAACTTTTGGATTATACATCAGCGCTGAAAGTTCATCAACTGAAACTGAGTGCCGTGTTCAGGAATGGAGTCGATATCGAGCTTTTAAAGCTGAAGAAACCCATCAAGGGCATGTGGAGTGTGTCCACTCACAACATACCAATGTACGATATCGATACAGAGATGATTGACGTCATCAGTGTCGAACTCTTCAAGTATGGGGCGCTGGGGAAGCTGGGCAGCAAGACTTTAGTTGGTGAGGGTAGAATAGGTTGCAGAGAATTGGTGAAAAATTGTAGAAATAGTTCGTCAAACGTATCCTCAactgtgcgtttatctaacggGGAGTCAATTCACCTAAATCACACCGTCCGGATTACCAAAACTAAAGACTGCTCATTAAAGATGGAGGCAGGAAACTTTGAATCGGCCGTCATTCCTGAGCAAAGCGAGAGTCTTTGGGGACCAGTTCCTCTACCACGCCTTCCAGAGGGAGTAGAAAACAAGTGTTCTGTGGCGAATCACAG AATACGAAATTTGGCTGGAGAAGTGATGTTCACTGCACGCGTTATACACAGTTTACCGTTGATGACGTCAGTAGTTCAAGTGTTCTATCACGATAAGTTGAGTGTCGTCTGTCACCTGATAGGTCCTGATACTCTACCAACACCAGCACAG GTCCAGACCTCGACCGAGAATCCTGCAATTACTCTCTCACCACAAGATGGAGAACGAGCAATGATGATAAAAAACAACGATGGTGACTGGGCGATATTAATTGGACGTTGGACAGGGATAAGAAAGGGCGTGCCAGGGGTTAGAG cAACCAAATACTCAAAAGGAAGGGCTCCTGTACGTGGTAGTCCTGGTCATTTACAGGTTACAATGTACAGGTTACCAACAGGAGATTGTTCAACATTTGTGCTTGACAGTGAAAAGTTCCATTACTATGATTACACTGTCAAATTCCACGGTTTTGAAGCAGACTTTTCCAAAtgtaaaatcaacatttcgccAACAGATGGAGCTGAAAATCTCGCTTTGGTATTTTGTATCAGTGTTATGCAAGTGCTGTGTCAGCCAAGACCAAGAGATTGGGAACCAGTTGAGGAGACTAGTTCAGACACGCCTTCGTATGTAAGCAAGAAGAGAGAATTTCCCACGGACAAACTAGCAATGGTGATGGCTTTTGGGTTTCTAGTTTCTACCCCATCCAATCATCTCTTGCGGAGGCACCACAAGAAAAAGAAGGAGAACCAGGATAAGTCGCACGTGACTCCCGTTTATGGAGGTGGAACAGTAAGTGAATCGGATTCAACGCATTGGTGTGATAATCCTGCTGAAGACGCACATGTGTACGATGACGAGGACAATGGAGATGACCAAGAGGTGGATCAGTGGGAGGCAGCAATGTTCTGCGTGAGAGAAGAAGATCTGATGGATGCTGATGGAGACGACTGTAATACGGACACCGCAGACGGTGACCCGGGTGAATGTGGTGGTTGCGGTGGGTGCGGAGGAAGTGACGGGATGTGGGGAGGAGATGAGGGAGGGGACGGTGGTGGATGGGGTGGGGATTCTGGAGGGGGATGGGGAGATGATGGAGGTGGTGGTGATGGAGGGGGTGGGGATGGAGGGGGTGGGGATGGAGGAGGGTGGGGTGGTGATGGAGGGGGAGGGGATGGAGGAGGGTGGGGAGGCGATTCAGGGGGaggggatggtggtggtggtggaggAGGAGATGGGGGAGGGTGTGGTGGATGTGGAGGTTGA